One window from the genome of Nicotiana sylvestris chromosome 9, ASM39365v2, whole genome shotgun sequence encodes:
- the LOC104212714 gene encoding uncharacterized protein, translating into MAAPPNFEEGQSTYRPPRFNVQFYGWWKTRMHDFIMAEDSKLWDVICDGPFVPTKTVGNPAVTIPKTRKEFNDADRKAIEKNFRANKILVCGIGPDEYNRISACQLAKEIWEAPQIAHEGTTQVKQSKINMLTTEYELFRMKDDESIQYMHTRFTSIINELHSLGEIIPRNKLVKKVLSVLHSS; encoded by the coding sequence atggctgctccGCCAAACTTTGAAGAAGGCCAGTCTACTTACAGACCACCAAGGTTCAATGTCCAATTTTATGGATGGTGGAAGACTAGGATGCACGACTTTATCATGGCTGAAGATTCTAAGCTTTGGGATGTCATTTGTGATGGACCCTTTGTTCCTACCAAGACCGTTGGCAACCCAGCTGTAACTATTCCCAAAACGAGAAAGGAATTCAATGACGCTGACCGAAAGGCCATAGAAAAGAATTTTCGTGCAAATAAAATTCTTGTTTGTGGCATTGGTCCTGATGAATATAACAGGATATCGGCATGCCAATTAGcaaaagaaatatgggaagctcCTCAAATAGCTCATGAAGGAACAACACAGGTCAAGCAATCAAAGATCAACATGCTTACAACTGAATATGAGCTTTTCAGGATGAAAGATGATGAATCCATCCAATACATGCATACTCGTTTCACCTCTATCATCAATGAGCTTCACTCTCTTGGAGAAATCATTCCAAGAAATAAACTTGTCAAAAAAGTACTCAGTGTTCTGCACAGCTCCTAG